From a region of the Oncorhynchus keta strain PuntledgeMale-10-30-2019 chromosome 13, Oket_V2, whole genome shotgun sequence genome:
- the mcat gene encoding malonyl-CoA-acyl carrier protein transacylase, mitochondrial isoform X1 gives MHIKVVVLRKGVSVNMRGATLLNMRTSSITELRSFPFLCRKVSNNPHQHGSQNGTQTLPETKDQLIENEPTEEEQRRPRRKPSESSVLLFPGQGSQFVGMGRGLLKYRNVKDMFAVAQKILGYDLLSMCLDGPEEELMKTVHCQPAVFVTSLAAVERLNHENPAAIENCVAAAGFSVGEFAALVFSGAMDFTEALYAVKVRAEAMQKASELIPSGMLSVMGRPQAKYKYACLQAREHCLSLGIKEPVCSVANYLFPDGRVIAGHKEALDFLQQNSRKLHFLRARPLPVSGAFHTALMESATEPLRDVLRQVEVRRPEINVYSNVDAKRYMHEGHVRRQLAKQLVSPVKWEQTLHEVFERTQGQSFPHTYEVGPGKQLGATLQKCNMKAYKSYTHVDVTTHDD, from the exons ATGCACATTAAGGTTGTCGTCCTGCGAAAAGGTGTATCAGTCAACATGAGAGGCGCTACTCTCCTCAATATGAGGACATCTTCAATAACGGAGCTTAGGTCATTTCCCTTCTTGTGCAGGAAAGTGTCAAACAACCCCCATCAGCAtggctcacagaacgggacacaAACATTACCTGAGACCAAAGACCAACTCATTGAGAATGAGCCCACGGAGGAAGAGCAACGGAGACCCAGAAGGAAACCGAGCGAGAGTTCTGTGCTGCTCTTCCCCGGGCAGGGGAGTCAGTTCGTGGGTATGGGTCGCGGGCTTCTGAAATACAGAAACGTCAAGGACATGTTTGCCGTCGCGCAGAAGATACTGGGCTACGACTTGCTGTCTATGTGCCTAGATGGACCAGAGGAGGAATTGATGAAGACAGTCCACTGTCAGCCCGCCGTGTTTGTCACATCACTGGCGGCTGTGGAGAGGCTGAACCACGAAAACCCAGCG gccattGAGAATTGTGTGGCTGCTGCAGGATTTAGTGTGGGAGAGTTTGCAGCCCTGGTGTTTTCTGGTGCCATGGATTTCACAGAAG CCCTGTATGCGGTGAAGGTGCGAGCAGAGGCCATGCAGAAAGCGTCAGAGCTGATCCCTAGCGGCATGCTGTCGGTAATGGGACGGCCCCAGGCTAAGTACAAATATGCCTGTTTGCAAGCCAGGGAGCACTGCCTTAGCCTGGGCATCAAGGAGCCCGTCTGCAGCGTGGCCAACTACCTTTTCCCCGACGGGAGAGTCATCGCTGGCCACAAAGAG gcacTGGACTTCCTACAACAGAACTCGAGGAAACTTCACTTCCTGCGTGCGCGGCCGCTCCCGGTAAGTGGGGCCTTCCACACAGCACTGATGGAGTCTGCCACCGAGCCCCTGAGAGATGTCCTCAGACAGGTGGAG GTACGTCGGCCCGAGATCAACGTGTACTCCAACGTGGACGCCAAGCGCTACATGCATGAGGGCCACGTGCGCAGGCAGCTGGCCAAGCAGCTGGTGTCACCAGTGAAATGGGAGCAGACCCTCCACGAGGTGTTCGAGAGGACCCAGGGTCAGAGCTTCCCCCACACCTACGAGGTGGGCCCCGGGAAGCAGCTGGGGGCCACACTGCAGAAGTGCAACATGAAGGCCTACAAGAGCTACACACACGTGGACGTCACCACCCACGATGACTGA
- the mcat gene encoding malonyl-CoA-acyl carrier protein transacylase, mitochondrial isoform X2, protein MHIKVVVLRKGVSVNMRGATLLNMRTSSITELRSFPFLCRKVSNNPHQHGSQNGTQTLPETKDQLIENEPTEEEQRRPRRKPSESSVLLFPGQGSQFVGMGRGLLKYRNVKDMFAVAQKILGYDLLSMCLDGPEEELMKTVHCQPAVFVTSLAAVERLNHENPAAIENCVAAAGFSVGEFAALVFSGAMDFTEALYAVKVRAEAMQKASELIPSGMLSVMGRPQAKYKYACLQAREHCLSLGIKEPVCSVANYLFPDGRVIAGHKEALDFLQQNSRKLHFLRARPLPVRRPEINVYSNVDAKRYMHEGHVRRQLAKQLVSPVKWEQTLHEVFERTQGQSFPHTYEVGPGKQLGATLQKCNMKAYKSYTHVDVTTHDD, encoded by the exons ATGCACATTAAGGTTGTCGTCCTGCGAAAAGGTGTATCAGTCAACATGAGAGGCGCTACTCTCCTCAATATGAGGACATCTTCAATAACGGAGCTTAGGTCATTTCCCTTCTTGTGCAGGAAAGTGTCAAACAACCCCCATCAGCAtggctcacagaacgggacacaAACATTACCTGAGACCAAAGACCAACTCATTGAGAATGAGCCCACGGAGGAAGAGCAACGGAGACCCAGAAGGAAACCGAGCGAGAGTTCTGTGCTGCTCTTCCCCGGGCAGGGGAGTCAGTTCGTGGGTATGGGTCGCGGGCTTCTGAAATACAGAAACGTCAAGGACATGTTTGCCGTCGCGCAGAAGATACTGGGCTACGACTTGCTGTCTATGTGCCTAGATGGACCAGAGGAGGAATTGATGAAGACAGTCCACTGTCAGCCCGCCGTGTTTGTCACATCACTGGCGGCTGTGGAGAGGCTGAACCACGAAAACCCAGCG gccattGAGAATTGTGTGGCTGCTGCAGGATTTAGTGTGGGAGAGTTTGCAGCCCTGGTGTTTTCTGGTGCCATGGATTTCACAGAAG CCCTGTATGCGGTGAAGGTGCGAGCAGAGGCCATGCAGAAAGCGTCAGAGCTGATCCCTAGCGGCATGCTGTCGGTAATGGGACGGCCCCAGGCTAAGTACAAATATGCCTGTTTGCAAGCCAGGGAGCACTGCCTTAGCCTGGGCATCAAGGAGCCCGTCTGCAGCGTGGCCAACTACCTTTTCCCCGACGGGAGAGTCATCGCTGGCCACAAAGAG gcacTGGACTTCCTACAACAGAACTCGAGGAAACTTCACTTCCTGCGTGCGCGGCCGCTCCCG GTACGTCGGCCCGAGATCAACGTGTACTCCAACGTGGACGCCAAGCGCTACATGCATGAGGGCCACGTGCGCAGGCAGCTGGCCAAGCAGCTGGTGTCACCAGTGAAATGGGAGCAGACCCTCCACGAGGTGTTCGAGAGGACCCAGGGTCAGAGCTTCCCCCACACCTACGAGGTGGGCCCCGGGAAGCAGCTGGGGGCCACACTGCAGAAGTGCAACATGAAGGCCTACAAGAGCTACACACACGTGGACGTCACCACCCACGATGACTGA